From a region of the Egibacteraceae bacterium genome:
- a CDS encoding ribulose bisphosphate carboxylase small subunit, with protein MHITQGTFSYLPEFTDEEISKQIQYAIDQGWAVAVEFTDDPHPRNFLWDMWGLPMFEIEDASAGLYEIKECRKAYPNHYIRATFYDATLGRQTTALQFIVNRPPEEPGFRLERQEDRDRVIRYTLHSYATERPKGERYSNGSGS; from the coding sequence ATGCACATCACCCAGGGAACCTTCTCCTACCTGCCGGAGTTCACCGACGAGGAGATCTCCAAGCAGATCCAGTACGCCATCGACCAGGGCTGGGCCGTCGCGGTGGAGTTCACCGACGACCCGCACCCCCGCAACTTCCTGTGGGACATGTGGGGCCTGCCGATGTTCGAGATCGAGGATGCGTCCGCCGGCCTCTACGAGATCAAGGAGTGCCGCAAGGCCTACCCGAACCACTACATCCGGGCCACGTTCTACGACGCCACCCTCGGCCGCCAGACCACCGCGCTGCAGTTCATCGTGAACCGCCCGCCGGAGGAGCCCGGGTTCCGCCTGGAGCGCCAGGAGGACCGCGACCGGGTGATCCGCTACACGCTGCACTCCTACGCGACCGAGCGTCCGAAGGGCGAGCGCTACAGCAACGGCAGCGGGAGCTAG
- the cbbX gene encoding CbbX protein — protein sequence MVSKNQAENKDSDSRAGFGMSQSRSGAPPGQDPEDTVETLGDDELVDLQAELKESNTDEVLERLDRELVGLVPIKTRIREIAALLLVDRLRNRYGLASTRPSLHMSFTGSPGTGKTTVAMRMAELLHRLGYIRKGHLVSVTRDDLVGQYVGHTAPKTKEVVKRAMGGVLFIDEAYYLYREDNERDYGQETIEILLQMMENEREDLVVILAGYKDRMDSFFQSNPGMGSRIAHHLDFPDYDIDELLAIGDLILEQENYELTDEARTLFHEYLERRKGQPRFANARSVRNALERARLRQASRLLSSTSEKVGKDDLVRILPEDIASSRVFNESDEVGEAGEATTDDADADQADAS from the coding sequence ATGGTCAGCAAGAACCAGGCCGAGAACAAGGACTCGGACAGCCGAGCCGGGTTTGGCATGAGCCAATCCCGCTCGGGGGCCCCGCCCGGGCAGGACCCCGAGGACACCGTCGAGACCCTCGGCGACGACGAGCTCGTCGATCTCCAGGCCGAGCTCAAGGAGTCGAACACCGACGAGGTCCTGGAGCGGCTCGACCGCGAGCTCGTCGGCCTGGTGCCGATCAAGACGCGCATCCGCGAGATCGCTGCGCTGCTGCTCGTTGACCGCCTGCGCAACCGCTACGGGCTGGCCTCGACGCGGCCGTCGCTGCACATGTCGTTCACCGGCAGCCCCGGCACGGGCAAGACCACCGTGGCGATGCGGATGGCCGAGCTGCTGCACCGCCTGGGCTACATCCGCAAGGGTCACCTGGTCAGCGTCACCCGCGACGACCTCGTCGGCCAGTACGTCGGCCACACCGCGCCCAAGACCAAGGAGGTCGTCAAGCGCGCGATGGGCGGGGTGCTGTTCATCGACGAGGCGTACTACCTGTACCGCGAGGACAACGAGCGCGACTACGGGCAGGAGACCATCGAGATCCTCCTGCAGATGATGGAGAACGAGCGCGAGGACCTCGTGGTCATCCTCGCCGGGTACAAGGACCGGATGGACTCGTTCTTCCAGTCCAACCCCGGCATGGGCTCGCGCATCGCCCACCACCTGGACTTCCCCGACTACGACATCGACGAGCTGCTGGCCATCGGCGACCTGATCCTCGAGCAGGAGAACTACGAGCTGACCGACGAGGCACGCACGCTCTTCCACGAGTACCTCGAGCGCCGCAAGGGCCAACCCCGCTTCGCCAACGCGCGCAGCGTGCGCAACGCGCTGGAGCGGGCGAGGCTGCGCCAGGCCAGTCGTCTGCTGTCGTCGACCAGCGAGAAGGTCGGCAAGGACGACCTGGTGCGCATCCTGCCCGAGGACATCGCGAGCAGCCGGGTCTTCAACGAGTCCGACGAGGTGGGTGAGGCCGGGGAGGCCACCACCGACGACGCCGACGCCGACCAGGCCGACGCGAGCTGA
- a CDS encoding cupin domain-containing protein — translation MGPSDGPAGFEPAAVDLRDYVDFQESGPLSRRVFATDVVAVDLVGFEPQQVIAAQVLRTADVIYTVVGGRAWVVTDDAEVTLEPLQSVLIPAGVAHGVRNDAPDPLILQVVVSPPEDLPTPLTGPVEAPAADAGDAPTRSLLHRVRRALGG, via the coding sequence ATGGGACCCTCCGATGGACCCGCGGGGTTCGAGCCCGCCGCGGTCGACCTGCGCGACTACGTCGACTTCCAGGAGTCCGGGCCGCTCAGCCGGCGGGTCTTCGCGACCGACGTCGTCGCCGTCGACCTGGTCGGGTTCGAACCCCAGCAGGTGATCGCGGCCCAGGTGCTGCGCACCGCCGACGTGATCTACACGGTCGTGGGCGGACGCGCCTGGGTCGTCACCGACGACGCGGAGGTGACCCTGGAGCCGCTCCAGTCGGTGCTGATCCCGGCTGGGGTGGCCCACGGCGTGCGCAACGACGCGCCCGACCCGCTGATCCTGCAGGTCGTGGTCAGCCCGCCCGAGGACCTGCCGACGCCGCTGACCGGCCCCGTCGAGGCACCCGCCGCGGACGCCGGTGACGCCCCCACACGCTCCCTGCTCCACCGGGTTCGCCGGGCACTCGGAGGCTGA
- a CDS encoding leucyl aminopeptidase, translating into MPTFQYTQQSPTAVQADAVVVFAAAGDGRAILGADAVALARELDSDLDVWLAGVAFDGELGAVARLPLRDRAGAGVLMVVGLGIADEVTVDTLRKAAGVAVRNAAKDSTVALVAPGDYTAGEQAAAVAQALTEGAALGAYAFTEYRSKNPDTPSLEAVVVLAGEGVDPDAVEAGLAVGQATAAGVVLARDLVNTPPGAKRPPALADRIAEVAKAADLKAKIFDGKALAKGGFGGIIGVGQGSSEPPRLVELTYDPARSKGHVVLVGKGITFDSGGLSLKSSTAMKTMKMDMSGAAAVVGAMSVLARLKVRTKVTGLVALAENMPSGDAIRVSDVLTHYNGTTVEVMNTDAEGRLVLADALAYGAEREPDAMIDVATLTGAQVVALGNKIAAIMGTDEALVSALRDAAEQTGEQLWPLPLPAEYAEQLKSDVADLRNVGKAREAGAIVAGLFLKEFTAGQPWAHLDIAGPAFSDDGDAFFTSKGGTGMAVRTLVRYLQDLT; encoded by the coding sequence ATGCCGACCTTCCAGTACACCCAGCAGTCGCCGACCGCGGTCCAGGCCGATGCGGTCGTGGTCTTCGCCGCGGCCGGTGACGGCCGGGCGATCCTCGGCGCGGATGCCGTAGCGCTGGCCCGCGAGCTCGACAGCGACCTCGACGTGTGGCTGGCGGGTGTGGCCTTCGACGGCGAGCTGGGGGCGGTCGCCCGTCTGCCCCTGCGCGACCGGGCGGGCGCGGGCGTGCTGATGGTCGTCGGGCTCGGCATCGCCGACGAGGTCACGGTCGACACCCTGCGCAAGGCCGCCGGGGTCGCTGTCCGCAACGCCGCGAAGGACTCGACGGTGGCGCTCGTGGCGCCCGGTGACTACACCGCCGGCGAGCAGGCGGCCGCGGTCGCGCAGGCCCTCACGGAGGGCGCGGCACTCGGCGCCTACGCCTTCACCGAGTACCGGTCGAAGAACCCCGACACCCCGTCGCTGGAGGCGGTGGTAGTGCTCGCCGGTGAGGGGGTGGACCCCGACGCCGTCGAGGCGGGCCTGGCGGTGGGCCAGGCCACAGCCGCCGGCGTCGTCCTCGCGCGCGACCTCGTCAACACCCCCCCGGGAGCCAAGCGCCCGCCGGCCCTGGCCGACCGCATCGCCGAGGTCGCCAAGGCCGCCGACCTGAAGGCGAAGATCTTCGACGGCAAGGCCCTCGCCAAGGGCGGGTTCGGGGGCATCATCGGCGTGGGGCAGGGTTCCAGCGAGCCGCCCCGTCTGGTCGAGCTGACCTACGACCCGGCTCGCTCCAAGGGTCACGTGGTCTTGGTCGGCAAGGGCATCACCTTCGACTCTGGGGGGTTGTCGCTCAAATCCAGCACGGCCATGAAGACGATGAAGATGGACATGAGCGGCGCCGCCGCCGTGGTCGGTGCCATGTCGGTGCTGGCCCGCCTGAAGGTCCGGACGAAGGTGACCGGCCTGGTGGCGCTGGCCGAGAACATGCCGTCGGGCGACGCCATCCGGGTCTCGGACGTGCTCACCCACTACAACGGCACGACCGTGGAGGTCATGAACACCGATGCCGAGGGGCGTCTGGTCCTCGCCGATGCGCTGGCCTACGGCGCCGAGCGTGAGCCCGACGCGATGATCGACGTCGCGACGCTGACCGGTGCGCAGGTCGTCGCGCTGGGCAACAAGATCGCCGCCATCATGGGCACCGACGAGGCGCTGGTGAGCGCGCTGCGCGACGCCGCCGAGCAGACCGGGGAGCAGCTGTGGCCGCTGCCGCTGCCGGCGGAGTACGCCGAGCAGCTCAAGAGCGACGTCGCCGACCTGCGCAACGTCGGCAAGGCCCGCGAGGCGGGGGCGATCGTCGCCGGGCTCTTCCTGAAGGAGTTCACGGCCGGTCAGCCGTGGGCGCACCTGGACATCGCCGGGCCGGCGTTCAGCGACGACGGCGACGCCTTCTTCACCTCCAAGGGCGGCACCGGGATGGCGGTCCGCACCCTGGTGCGCTACCTGCAAGACCTCACGTAG
- a CDS encoding hotdog domain-containing protein codes for MSDHHPDCIPGRRATVSLEVTEADTALAMGCGDVAVLATPRVLALAEQAAVQALGTCLPEGKTSVGAWVELEHLLPSHAGQTVQAEAVLMGVHGRRLEFSISVTSDGAEVAHCRHHRVLVSRSRFVST; via the coding sequence ATGAGCGATCACCACCCCGACTGCATACCAGGACGTCGCGCGACCGTCAGCCTCGAGGTGACCGAAGCCGACACCGCGCTCGCGATGGGTTGCGGTGACGTGGCGGTGCTTGCGACCCCCCGCGTGCTCGCGCTCGCCGAGCAGGCTGCCGTGCAGGCGCTCGGCACGTGCCTGCCCGAGGGCAAGACGAGCGTCGGCGCCTGGGTCGAGCTGGAGCACCTCCTGCCGAGCCACGCCGGCCAGACGGTGCAGGCCGAGGCCGTGCTGATGGGCGTCCACGGCCGGCGTCTGGAGTTCTCCATCTCGGTCACCTCCGACGGGGCGGAGGTGGCCCACTGCCGGCACCACCGCGTCCTGGTGAGCCGCAGCCGCTTCGTGTCTACGTGA